In Phyllopteryx taeniolatus isolate TA_2022b chromosome 1, UOR_Ptae_1.2, whole genome shotgun sequence, the following proteins share a genomic window:
- the LOC133482787 gene encoding kazrin-A-like has product MSQWRAGTVQAWLEVVMAMPMYIRSCSENVKSGKVLLGLTDEDLELGLSVTSFMHRRKLRLAIEDYREAEDGRGLSKAADMDHHWVAKAWLSDVGMPQYSQAFHTHLVDGRMLHSLTRRDLERHLNISKKFHQVSLLLGIELLHSLNFDKDALQARRIQCEHQNMDPLVWTSHRLIKWLKEIDLKEYADGVVSSGVHGAVMVLDPSFSSDTLATTMGIPSSKHMVRRHLEEELTNLIGLARADAKQEFERLVLGTPPTPLRQNSPSRSPGSASRHADDEGSLRRRAVKPPTGFSPKARNGRDLSYHSSYGSLPHEVREQTPPRIQGSPVRAYANIGVTNV; this is encoded by the exons ATGTCCCAGTGGAGGGCGGGCACCGTGCAGGCCTGGCTGGAGGTTGTCATGGCGATGCCCATGTACATACGCAGCTGCTCGGAGAACGTCAAGAGTGGCAAG GTGTTATTGGGCCTAACGGATGAAGACCTGGAGCTTGGTTTGAGCGTGACCAGTTTCATGCACCGTCGTAAATTGCGTCTGGCCATTGAGGACTATAGGGAGGCTGAGGATGGAAGAGG GTtgtccaaggctgcagacatgGACCACCACTGGGTTGCCAAGGCCTGGCTCAGCGACGTAGGCATGCCTcagtactcacaggcatttCACACCCACTTGGTGGACGGACGTATGCTCCACTCCCTTACCCGCCGTGACCTCGAACGCCACCTCAACATCTCCAAAAAGTTCCACCAGGTCAGCTTGCTGCTGGGCATCGAGCTGCTACACTCGCTTAATTTTGACAAGGAC GCACTGCAGGCCCGCCGGATACAGTGTGAGCACCAGAACATGGATCCTTTGGTTTGGACCTCCCACCGCCTCATCAAATGGCTTAAAGAAATTGACCTCAAG GAATATGCGGATGGAGTCGTTAGTAGCGGTGTCCATGGAGCTGTCATGGTACTGGATCCCAGTTTCTCCAGTGATACCTTGGCCACAACAATGGGAATTCCCAGCAGCAAGCACATGGTTCGCAGACACCTCGAAGAAGAGCTGACAAATCTGATTGGCTTGGCCAG GGCAGATGCCAAACAGGAGTTTGAGCGCTTAGTTTTGGGAACACCACCAACTCCTCTTCGCCAAAACTCCCCGAGCAGGTCGCCCGGCTCTGCGAGTCGACACGCTGATGATGAGGGATCGCTGAGGAGGAGGGCTGTCAAG cCACCAACGGGGTTCAGCCCAAAGGCACGCAATGGGCGGGACTTGAGCTACCACAGCAGCTACGGCTCGCTACCTCATGAGGTCAGAGAGCAAACGCCTCCCAGGATACAAGGGAGCCCCGTCAGGGCTTACGCCAACATCGGGGTCACCAATGTGTGA